A window from Triplophysa dalaica isolate WHDGS20190420 chromosome 3, ASM1584641v1, whole genome shotgun sequence encodes these proteins:
- the pak2a gene encoding serine/threonine-protein kinase PAK 2a has translation MSDNGELEDKPPAPPVRMSSTFSTGNKDNMSTLPGTKPLPSLPEEKRDKHRYKIPYIFSQDKGKKKDKDKERPEISNPSDFEHTIHVGFDSVTGEFTGMPEQWARLLQTSNITKSEQEKNPQAVLDALKFYNSSGNNRQKYLSFTDKDAPPAKKGSEQSPLKSPDDDDDDDAPPPIVVPRPPHTISVYTRSVIDPIPAPAAIAETDAKDKQKKAKGKMTDEEIMEKLRTIVSIGDPKKKYTRFEKIGQGASGTVYTAIDVATGQEVAIKQINLQKQPKKELIINEILVMKEMKNPNIVNFVDSFLVGDELFVVMEYLAGGSLTDVVTETCMDEAQIAAVCRECIQALEFLHANQVIHRDIKSDNVLLGMDGSVKLTDFGFCAQITPEQSKRSTMVGTPYWMAPEVVTRKAYGPKVDIWSLGIMAIEMVEGEPPYLNENPLRALYLIATNGTPELQNPEKLSPIFRDFLNRCLEMDVEKRGGGKELLQHPFLKLAKPLSSLTPLILAAKEAMKSSR, from the exons ATGTCTGACAACGGTGAGCTGGAGGATAAACCACCTGCCCCCCCAGTCAGAATGAGCAGCACCTTTAGCACTGGCAACAAGGACAATATGTCAACCCTTCCCGGCACTAAACCCCTGCCCTCCCTCCCCGAGGAGAAGAGAGACAAACACCGCTACAAGATCCCCTACATATTCTCACAAGACAAAG gaaaaaaaaaagacaaggaCAAGGAGCGTCCAGAGATTTCCAACCCTTCGGACTTCGAGCACACCATACATGTGGGCTTCGATTCCGTCACAGGAGAGTTCACT GGCATGCCGGAGCAATGGGCTCGGCTCCTGCAGACTTCCAACATCACAAAATCTGAGCAGGAGAAAAACCCTCAAGCTGTGCTGGATGCGCTCAAATTCTACAACTCCTCCGGCAACAACAGGCAGAAATACCTCAGCTTTACAG ATAAAGATGCACCACCAGCAAAGAAAGGCTCAGAGCAATCACCACTTAAGAGccctgatgatgatgatgacgatgatgcCCCTCCCCCTATTGTAGTACCACGCCCACCTCACACCATATCT GTATACACCCGCTCGGTCATTGATCCAATTCCAGCACCTGCAGCTATTGCCGAAACAGATGCCAAAGACAAACAGAAGAAGGCCAAGGGCAAGATGACCGATGAGGAGATCATGGAGAAACTCA GAACAATCGTCAGTATTGGAGACCCCAAGAAAAAATACACGAGATTCGAAAAAATTGGACAAGG TGCATCTGGTACAGTGTACACAGCCATTGATGTTGCAACAGGCCAAGAG GTCGCCATCAAGCAGATCAACCTCCAGAAACAGCCCAAGAAGGAGCTGATCATCAATGAGATCCTGGTGATGAAGGAGATGAAGAACCCAAACATTGTCAACTTCGTAGACAG CTTCCTTGTTGGGGATGAGCTCTTTGTGGTAATGGAGTATCTCGCCGGAGGATCTCTTACTGATGTTGTGACAGAAACATGTATGGATGAGGCACAGATTGCTGCTGTCTGCAGAGAG TGTATACAAGCACTAGAGTTCCTGCATGCAAACCAGGTCATCCATCGAGACATCAAAAGTGACAATGTTCTCTTAGGAATGGATGGATCGGTCAAACTAA cCGATTTTGGGTTCTGTGCTCAGATCACCCCTGAGCAAAGTAAGAGGAGCACAATGGTAGGGACACCTTACTGGATGGCCCCTGAGGTGGTCACACGTAAGGCCTACGGGCCTAAAGTGGACATATGGTCTCTGGGCATCATGGCCATTGAGATGGTGGAGGGTGAACCGCCTTACCTCAATGAGAATCCACTGAGG GCTTTGTACCTCATCGCCACTAACGGCACCCCTGAACTTCAGAACCCAGAGAAGCTGTCGCCCATATTTAGAGACTTCCTGAACCGCTGTCTTGAGATGGACGTGGAGAAGAGAGGTGGAGGAAAGGAACTTCTCCAA CATCCGTTCCTCAAGCTGGCCAAGCCTCTTTCCAGTCTCACTCCTCTTATACTAGCAGCCAAGGAGGCAATGAAGAGTAGTCGCTAG
- the ing5b gene encoding inhibitor of growth protein 5b — protein MAKGMYLEHYLDSIEGLPCELQRNFALMGDLDNRTEEKKAEINELAAEYVAKVRNLASEERVQHLKKIENAYQKCKEYSDDKVQLAMQIYEMVDKHIRQLDADLARFENDLQEKLDSGIQDSSDEKHSQKDKNIKEKKGSHGRDKKGSDQDSPKQKKQKNGTSPNVSEALLTMHPSDVLDMPVDPNEPTYCLCTQVSYGEMIGCDNTDCPIEWFHFACVGLTIKPKGKWYCPRCIQEMRKK, from the exons atgGCTAAAGGAATGTACTTAGAGCATTATTTAGACA GTATAGAGGGACTTCCCTGCGAGCTCCAGAGAAACTTTGCATTGATGGGTGATTTGGATAACAGGACTGAAG AGAAAAAAGCAGAGATTAATGAATTGGCTGCCGAGTATGTTGCCAAAGTTAGGAATCTGGCATCTGAGGAGCGTGTCCAGCATTTGAAGAAGATCGAGAACGCATATCAGAAATGCAAAGAGTACAGTGATGATAAAGTTCAGCTGGCAATGCAGATCTATGAAATG GTGGATAAACACATTCGGCAATTAGATGCTGATCTGGCGCGCTTTGAAAATGATCTGCAGGAGAAACTGGATTCGGGTATTCAGGATAGCTCAGATGAAAAGCACTCTCAAA aggataaaaatatcaaagaaaAGAAGGGATCACATGGTAGAGACAAGAAAGGATCAGATCAAGACTCACCAAagcagaaaaaacagaaaaatgg TACTAGTCCTAATGTTAGTGAAGCTCTTCTCACCATGCACCCATCAGATGTCCTCGATATGCCCGTGGACCCTAATGAACCCACATACTGCTTATGTACTCAAGTGTCATATGGAGAAATGATCGGCTGTGACAACACAGAT TGTCCAATAGAATGGTTTCACTTCGCTTGTGTTGGCCTGACAATTAAACCAAAGGGAAAGTG GTACTGCCCACGATGCATCCAAGAAATGAGGAAAAAGTAA